TGTCTTCACTAAATTGCAGAATGTGTATAATTTAGCAAAAGGAGCATACTACAGTACTATGGATTATTGTAACTCTATACCTTAGTTACATCACTGAATATGTAACGAAGATACACAGacattttgaaaaaaacacCGTAAAAACTTCAAAAAAGAGAACAAACTTATAtcaagaatataaaatacctgacttttttttttaattcctCTGGGAGTTATGTTAGTTAGTGCTTCAGTCACTTAGTTCACCAAGGAAATTCGTAGCTATGTACTTTTCTCTGATTTGCATTAAATGCTGtacaaaaataaacatGATACTTGAATGGacttaaaatatattttttctaaaccAGTAAATAATTGctacttttttattataaaccATTTAAAAACCCAGGGAATAGTTCAGTTGAAACAAATGAATATTGGTGTTAATTTTTGTAAGATATTTTCatgaattttatttcataaTCAAAGGAACTATCCTGGCTTTTTTGAAGCAAGGTAAGATAGTATGTAAGATAGTTAGGATTTAAACTACATATTAAACTGAATTACGggtattaaaaatatacttagatgataataaacCAGAATAcgtataatattatattataacTTACACATATTAATATACTGAGAATACTATTTATTCTCGGATTTAGTATTTCATGAATTTCAGAACCACGTGTAATGAGATATCTCTTCTGCACAGCATTTCATATATCTTAAATATGCATttctataaataattaataaatcaaataaaatagtatAGTGCCACCGCCTTATACCGTTTATTTACCAGATAAAGAGGTTCTCCGTTTAACAATATAATCAGAATACGGAAAATCCATGATTGGTCGATAAAAGCAGCAACACGGAGATTAAAGTTTTTCACCTTGAAGTTGCTGATAAATATTACTATGCTGCATTACTAACTCCTTATAACATGACTACAAATTACAATAcgataaaattttaaaatgtatAGCAAATTCATGGACTAATATCTATTTATGTGTTTGTAAAGCATATATTAGAAACTTGGTTCTAAAATAGAATTGTTGCATAATAAACCTGTACTTGATACTTTCAATTGGGTTCTCTATAGTgggattattatttttctacttttaaatttttctaatatcaCCGTTTActtaagaaattttttaaaaaaagtattttggttggaatatttgatattacATTTGACTCTGGATAATTGACTACAgttttagaatatttttatttaaaaatttataaatgaattaaaagtaAATATGGGTTAGTATTTATCAGTAATTTTAGTACCATCTTTTAGGTACACAACTTAATGGAAATAGTTCCTATTACAGAAACATTCTCTTCACGGAATACtattaaatttggaaaCTGTCTCCGCATTCTTTATACTTTTCGTTCATATTTTCGTAGTTTGGTAAGGAAGAAACAAATTCGCAACCATTTGGAAATATCTATTTCCCACTAGTTAaccaaaaagaaaaacattTGGCCAGctatcttattattatttattttcaaaataaaggCAAGCTGTAGCAAAAAAAGAACCAGTACTTTTTACCAAGTATCTAAAATATTGGggtaatatttctaaatttgtTTTCACAGAAAGTGTAATATCTTACAACATTTTCTCTAGATAATTCATAATTATATTCTGTGAAAGATCTAGCTAGAGATATCAATTCAAAGAAATTTTGTGGTAACCAATATAATTACAACAAAACAAACAACCAAACTAGTTACAACTTACAACAATAAACACCTTAAGATTAATGGCTAAAAGAAGTTGGATtgcaaaaaatattttgtttttgttaaatatcCACCTAAAATCAAGCATTTTTCTCCaacaaattataaattattgaagTGATATCTAggtagaaaaaaattagaagaaaacTTGCTAATACTTACAAATTGACGAAGGGTCTAGTCGTACACCTTCAAACAATTCTTAATATTCTtagtaaaaaaagtaatatattgaattacaattttttcaaatgctCTTTAGAGAAAGCTAAGTTgcattttataattttggctgccaatttttcttaaaagaCCAAAGttattttactattttaGCTGTTTTGACACTTCTTTTGCAAGAATTTTATGTGGGATAGAGGATCAGACATTAAAATGAATAGCCTGAAacttaatttataaaaacatgataatatataattaaaggATTCGTAATCCTTTAGATGGTTGAAATACATCAAGGAATATTGTATACACCgatataataaaacatagctattttattattcattttaataatacatttATCATCTTATCGTACCAGAACAACATAgtaaaagataataaaaaaaatacacaAACAGTTAGttataaaagataaatccTTAGTTTTAGAgattaattaaagtaaCTTACTTCATTGAGTGTATAACGtgaagataataaataagatAAAGGAGAATATTCTACATAAATACAGCAGTATTATTCTGTGAAGCCTTAGCAAAGATAACAATACTATTAAACGATAGATATAAGCATAAAAAGATTCTATCCTTCGAAAGTACAATAAAGTCGAAAGACAAGGTACTCGGCATCCAAGTAGACTACATTAACAATAGCACAATTACAATAGTACTATCCACAAATACAATCTTGTGgttcattaaaaataaattccctagaaaattaaatcagAGGTAATGGTTTAGTAGTTACTTGCCGTTATTTTGTACTCAGTTCACCAAACAATACGTTTTCAAAAAGCAGACtatatatgaaaatatcCAGATATTTCTCTCAAGTATGAAAACCTTTTAGCATTGGAGAGCCTTTCTGGAAATATTACTGCTTGAGATTAAGActagaaataattatagGAACTATTACAGGGGACATATAGTATGGTCTAACATAGTAAAAAATAGCTCAATATAGAAAAGTTAAAATACCCTGCTCTTAAAAATTATGCATTTATATCTTCAGTAGAAAGGCCTGGAATGTTCTCCTCATCTGTTTCTATTCTACGGATAATTTCAATGTAATTGTATGGTACATATCCTGTGCTACCATTCTTTGTCCTGACTTTCCACCATTCAGATTCGTTTCCAAATACATCCCTCCTATCAAGAATTGCAAGTAGCTCACCTTTCTTCATGGTTGCTTCTATTCTAGGATTTTCGGGGATAAAATCATATAATGCTCTACCGAATTCAAGTCTTGAGGGATCTAAAGAATGAATATCACCTCTGCTTTGAGAAGTTGAGTTTGAATATGCAAGATTTCTTCTTTGCGATGActctaattttttgataaacttatttaaaatgtatGGAAATCCAAAGACTGCagataagaaaaaaattaatggtTTCAATGATAGCCTTCGATGCTTTATGGCATCACTATTTGAGTAACTTGCTTCATCAGAgttaaatttagaaaagtCATCCATTAAACTTTGAACAGTATTATTCTTAGAATTAGGTGATAAGCCTAATCTGCCACCTGTAATAAGATATagtaatttctttaaaagtttCATTATAGTGAATATACCAAAAAATGATcctaataattctttgatATATGAAAACTGCTCTGCCACTGATATCATTGTGAAAAAAGAGTTATGTGTAGCCATATATGTAGATTCTAACATTTGAGCAAACCCTGCCACTGCACCAATTAGACTTTCGATTAATTGAAATGTAGACTGTGTCGAGTCACCAAATCTTTCAAACTCAGAGTTTCGATTCATAAATCCAttgttaaataatgatCCATATGGATTACCGTAtgtatttgtaaaattacCACCATACATAGAGTTATAACTATTGCCACCGTACATcccattatttaaatatgaattaCCACCATATAAATTTGTTCCAGGCATATATGATGATTCGTTTACAAAAcgatttgaattaatacCCTGATCGAGTATATTATTAGGAGAAGAAAATTCAGGCCTATTTGCAGGTAATGAAGGAGGAGAGTCTACTTCGTGGATTGGATTTCCATTTATATCTAATCTTGATTCggtattttgattattatttattatattttcaattgaagtTGAACCACCATCATTGATTGCTGATGGGTCGACTCTTTTATTGGTTTGCTCTATTTCATCTAAAGGGGGGTGCATTTCCCAAGGCTTAGGCCTTATATGTGCAGTATTCAGTTCGTTCATTTCCAAAGCAACAATTGGATAGTTGTTATGGAACTCTTATtaagtttaattttttctttttttaaggATTTatccaatatttttacGTGTAAGAATGCTATAATAGAATTCTAGATAATGCGGCCTTCTTTCGGGTTAACACAGAGACCCTTTCCTACCCATTATTCCACTTTTTGGAacatcatttaaaaattttaaaactatacaatatataatgtatctattgattaatttaattattttgtcTAAAAAATGTTATACAAAGTCAAAAATCAGATAGTCTGAAAAGTTAATAACAAATTTGAGGAGAAAAAAGATAAGAAAGTTAAAATAGTGTTACAGgataatagaaaaatggGAAAACTGGGTTAATaggataaaaaaattaatatagaTTAACATGGATACTAGGACCAGATGGtatctatatattcttGGCCAAGAACGAGTAATTATGATTTTTCTCttatgaagaagaaaaaaagacaaacGGTAGAAGAAACTAATATAGAATTTGAAGTTGAggttaatattaaaaaaaagtgagTGAAGAAAgcatttttatcattattattataattattatgtttttttacggtttataatatttgcatcgcataaatattatttgagtTACCGTAGAGGTTACTTATGAATTTGTAGATGTAACTGTAAACCCATTTTCCTCTTTGGTGTTTGACGTAAAACCGATCTTCTTTCGGAACTTGTATCAGAAGTTGTTCTTGTACTTTGGATATTTTTCGATTTATCCATTAGTGTAGGAGGTGACATTAATTGATTCATggaattgttattatttattgggTTTTCGTTACGGTAGCTTGTTGAATTTTCCATTATCGATGTCAATACGGTTGAATTGGTTCTTGCAGAAATTGGTTCTGAATATATTGTGTTACTATAGACACTTTCATTTGTAGAATAGTTATGAGCTAATTGATTCCCTATTTGACCGCCTGTGGTAGTATaattgtttgaattttgGCTTTGGTTTGAATTCTCAATAATCGAATTTAACATTGACTTATATTCTCTTATACTATCTTCTAGTGATTGAAGTTTTCTTTCCAATTGTGAGGCATGTCTTTCAGAGGAAATAAATGATTCAGtttcattatattcattatcaataaaatGATTTTGTAAAGTTGATTGAGGAGATAGATGACGgctattattaaaaattggattattatgattattgctattataACATGAGTCCATTACAGATTCATTTGTTGTAGTAATAGTTTTCATCAATTGCATATTTTGAGCTCTTAGATTTGCAATCTCTTGCTCTAATTGCTCAATtctattatcaattttacTTGCAGTTGTATTTGATAAGTTAGGCTGTTGTTGctgctgttgttgctgttgtaTCATTGAATTTCTctgtaaatttaaataattattattagattgCAAGTTCATTTGATTAAACCAATCGAAATCTACATCAGTGGAAGCACTGGAGATAAAACTATATCTGTTGTGTTTcggattatttattttaacaaATCCATTTTTATCCACTGGAAATTGTTCAACAGGATttgaaatcattaaatCACTACTATTTTCTAACgttaaagaattagaagttAATTCAGACAAATCAGTAAAGATTCTTTCATTTACTGGACTTGTCATCCGGGATATAAATCTTGTTTGATAATCAGGTATCTCTTGAGGAACAACATTGGAATAAGTTGGCACCTTTGATCTCTTTGGTAAACTAATCTTATTGAcactattttttaaaacatttgGGTTTGCACTTACATTTGAACTAGGATTTGTAAGTGGAGTGGCAATTACATCTGGTGTTGCATTTGTGTTTGAATTTGTgattgtatttgtatttatatttgaattagaatttaatatcagatTTTCTCTGGACTTAGAGTTAGCCTTTGGACtgtttgattttttcttctttggagtcttctttttctttttcttttctaaaatatcCAGATTagcattttcatcatttaatggATTTTGTGTATGTGTTTGCTTATTCCATTGAGTTCGCATCAGACATTGTTTGATAtcttgtttctttttatctttaccatccaaattatttgaatccaaattatttttgctatttttttgaGAATCATTTACAGCTTGCTGCATTAAGATCGATGATAAAAGAGGAGTTTGATTATGTGGTTTCTTGATTTCGTCCTTGTTAAACATCAATGGcgtatttttaaaaaataataaagaagaaggatttaaattttcttttatagaAGGATCTGATAATCTTCTTGTTCTTtgattattcaattttgataaagaCGTCTTATAAGTCCCAATTGAATTCAACGATAGTTTGGGGGGAGTCCCTAATAATTGATGGAAAGTGTTGTTAGTCCCAGATACATTATTCGCTGTGCctccaccaccaccaccaccaaaGTTTGTATCATCCAAAGATGATACTCGCATTGGTGACATTGGCGGTGTTAGACAACCTTTTTGAATTGGTGAACtaaacattatttttttttattttattttaccaATTCCTACgaatatataaagataACACCAGCTCTTCtccttttaataaattctttttttctacttGTTCTTGCGTTGTGTTGCGGTAAAGTTTGAGTCGTAGTCTTTGCTTCGTTACACCAGTTGGGAGTTTATTCTACTCTGCTTTAAAGTAGCAGAACAAATCTATGGAAGTAAAACAATAGTATCTTTCTCAACCAACTAGCTACTTATTAAAAGGAACGTTCAAAGTAAATAAACTTTCTGTTGTTTAGCAAActaaagatttgaaaagtGTAAAGAAAacgaaagaaaaaaaaatataaagataataaaatggGAGAGACACAATATACAGACGACACAATTCGAGATGATTCCCGTGTTTATAACTGATGACAGCGTTGTGACTACagatttttgttttctagTTAATCCTTTTTGATCGTATAATTCAACAAGTACAACGTATGAGTTCTAATTGTCACACCAATAAAAGGTAAAGgataaaatgaaaagatgaaaatgaaaataaagttgGAATTGAAATCTCGAACCataaatcatcatcttccAGTAATCgagtttatttttttaatgtatGTAATACTAGATCAGGTCTCAACGTATTATTTTAACTATAAAGAGCCTTTGTGTAACAAAACCCGGCATCAATAAACTTTTCCACGTAGccttgaaaaattatatttaaccAAATCCAGTAGTGACAATATCAGACCGATGGTTACAAATTACCTGATCTGGGAAATAGTAAACATCAGTAAACATAAAGTGGAATTTCCTGTTCGGGTAACTATAATTGGTCCGTGATCTGGTGATTTAGGGTTGATTAACTGGCTCGATAGGGCTATGATATTTGGTAATAGGGTTATACttcaataaaaacaaaattataaaccATGCATACAtacttatatataaatatacatatatacaaATCACACATAGATAAGGGGTGGGGGTCAGATGTATGAAGTACATATAGAGTGTAATAACAATATACTGGTGGGAGGAGCCAGGACAAACACGAAGTACACGTTTGCTGATTACAATCTTCCGTTCATAATCTAGAAGAGCTAACGTCTGTAGATTTTATAGGATGTAGGGTGTAGAGAAagcaaacaaaaaaattgaattaaagtaaattaaattagGAATTTCAAATTGTCTATTCATTGGAAGAAGAGACACCCCCGAATGCACTAGAAGTCATCTTGGAGATGACATGTAAAGCAATAACTGAGAAAATAAAACCGACagctaaaaataaaataaccAATGGGTCTACTCGTAACCCGTTAGCTTCATCgttataaattttcaagatGGAACCTTTCTTTTCATCACTGATTTGCGAAGCCTTTTGAACGGATTTTTCGTCTTTTCTTTGCTTGACAGCTTGAGCTTGTCTTCTCTTTTGCAAGGTACGTTGACCACCTGGGACGTTATTAGTGCTTGACATTTTCAATCCTTCTCGAATACTTAActtgaaattttataatttattttccaaaatttcACAATTCTTGTTTGAATACAATAACCCagttataattatttaaaaaaaccAAGAATGTATCTTCGTGTTCTATCCAATACCTTGACCATCATTACCCATAGTGTACTAAATGCTAGATAGTTCTCTCCATCTTTGCATAATTATGCTTGCTAGTTTCTATGCGATTTCAAGAATTGAACTTAGTAGTCGTTTTGCACTTTCGTAGCAAGTTACTAATTTGGGATTCTAAAGCCGGGTAACAAACacgttatttttttatattttcgttgaaaatgatttacatccaaaagaaaaagaaaggtACGcgttttttattttgcaCCCGGTGTTCGAAATCAGGATGGAGCAAAAACTAccaaaaataatcaatataatttatatcaTAACTTTGCACGAgggaatttttttttattcttattcttATTGGGCCATTGCCTTTTAAGATTATCaaagtgaaaaaattaggagggataaaaataaaaataaaataaaataaaaataaaataaaataaaacaagatatatataaaaaaaagatatatcaaaaaaaagtgtATTTTACGCCGAAATCTTTACcagatatatttataatcatCGCCTTTGAAACTAGGATTTTCTAACTATTAACGATATTAAAAAAGCATACATTTGGTCTATATTATTTGCAATtgatacttttttttatttatttttattttttatttttttttggttaatttgatattattttccattttgTCCAATAATTTTCGCAAAATATACTTCAAAGGAGAATACTTCAAAGgctaataaatataaatctaTTCAAAGTAGAATTCATCTCGATATATCTATAATACtttgtttttgttctttttttgttctgtttttttttatattttttttgttctgGATTAATTTGTCTACGAGTTAAGTAATCCgtcaatatttaaaaaaaatataaacttacatacct
This genomic stretch from Henningerozyma blattae CBS 6284 chromosome 1, complete genome harbors:
- the PEX13 gene encoding peroxin PEX13 (similar to Saccharomyces cerevisiae PEX13 (YLR191W); ancestral locus Anc_7.365); amino-acid sequence: MNELNTAHIRPKPWEMHPPLDEIEQTNKRVDPSAINDGGSTSIENIINNNQNTESRLDINGNPIHEVDSPPSLPANRPEFSSPNNILDQGINSNRFVNESSYMPGTNLYGGNSYLNNGMYGGNSYNSMYGGNFTNTYGNPYGSLFNNGFMNRNSEFERFGDSTQSTFQLIESLIGAVAGFAQMLESTYMATHNSFFTMISVAEQFSYIKELLGSFFGIFTIMKLLKKLLYLITGGRLGLSPNSKNNTVQSLMDDFSKFNSDEASYSNSDAIKHRRLSLKPLIFFLSAVFGFPYILNKFIKKLESSQRRNLAYSNSTSQSRGDIHSLDPSRLEFGRALYDFIPENPRIEATMKKGELLAILDRRDVFGNESEWWKVRTKNGSTGYVPYNYIEIIRRIETDEENIPGLSTEDINA
- the MMR1 gene encoding Mmr1p (similar to Saccharomyces cerevisiae MMR1 (YLR190W); ancestral locus Anc_7.366) — encoded protein: MFSSPIQKGCLTPPMSPMRVSSLDDTNFGGGGGGGTANNVSGTNNTFHQLLGTPPKLSLNSIGTYKTSLSKLNNQRTRRLSDPSIKENLNPSSLLFFKNTPLMFNKDEIKKPHNQTPLLSSILMQQAVNDSQKNSKNNLDSNNLDGKDKKKQDIKQCLMRTQWNKQTHTQNPLNDENANLDILEKKKKKKTPKKKKSNSPKANSKSRENLILNSNSNINTNTITNSNTNATPDVIATPLTNPSSNVSANPNVLKNSVNKISLPKRSKVPTYSNVVPQEIPDYQTRFISRMTSPVNERIFTDLSELTSNSLTLENSSDLMISNPVEQFPVDKNGFVKINNPKHNRYSFISSASTDVDFDWFNQMNLQSNNNYLNLQRNSMIQQQQQQQQQPNLSNTTASKIDNRIEQLEQEIANLRAQNMQLMKTITTTNESVMDSCYNSNNHNNPIFNNSRHLSPQSTLQNHFIDNEYNETESFISSERHASQLERKLQSLEDSIREYKSMLNSIIENSNQSQNSNNYTTTGGQIGNQLAHNYSTNESVYSNTIYSEPISARTNSTVLTSIMENSTSYRNENPINNNNSMNQLMSPPTLMDKSKNIQSTRTTSDTSSERRSVLRQTPKRKMGLQLHLQIHK
- the SBH1 gene encoding Arf family guanine nucleotide exchange factor SBH1 (similar to Saccharomyces cerevisiae SBH2 (YER019C-A) and SBH1 (YER087C-B); ancestral locus Anc_7.369); the encoded protein is MSSTNNVPGGQRTLQKRRQAQAVKQRKDEKSVQKASQISDEKKGSILKIYNDEANGLRVDPLVILFLAVGFIFSVIALHVISKMTSSAFGGVSSSNE